Proteins encoded together in one Thermomonospora curvata DSM 43183 window:
- a CDS encoding SDR family NAD(P)-dependent oxidoreductase encodes MHQEFRTALVTGASSGIGEAFAALLAARGTDLVLVARRADLLERLAGRLAERHRVGVQVLPADLTDPAQLERVERKLRGEPVDLLINNAGYGAFGAFAEIPLEDQLKEIDLNVRAVVRLTYAALPSMIERGRGGVLNVASMSAFTPSPGSATYGATKAYVQAFTESLHAELQGKGVHVTALCPGFTRTDETAGPNLLWLRRVDVARAGLEAVAAGRALCVPGGQYKALLPLLRLAPRFLLRSAVNRAWQLAAETKIGD; translated from the coding sequence ATGCATCAGGAATTCCGGACAGCCCTGGTGACGGGCGCCTCCAGCGGCATCGGCGAGGCGTTCGCGGCGCTGCTGGCGGCGCGCGGCACCGACCTGGTGCTGGTGGCGCGCCGCGCGGACCTGCTGGAACGGCTGGCCGGCCGCCTGGCCGAGCGGCACCGGGTGGGGGTGCAGGTGCTGCCCGCCGACCTCACCGACCCCGCCCAGCTGGAGCGGGTCGAGCGGAAATTGCGCGGTGAACCGGTGGACCTGCTGATCAACAATGCCGGTTACGGCGCGTTCGGGGCGTTCGCCGAGATTCCCTTGGAAGACCAGCTCAAGGAGATCGACCTGAACGTGCGGGCGGTGGTGCGGCTGACTTACGCGGCACTGCCGAGCATGATCGAACGCGGGCGGGGCGGCGTGCTCAATGTGGCCTCCATGTCGGCCTTCACCCCGTCCCCGGGAAGCGCGACATACGGGGCGACCAAAGCGTACGTGCAGGCTTTCACCGAAAGCCTGCACGCGGAATTGCAGGGCAAGGGCGTGCACGTGACGGCGCTGTGCCCGGGGTTCACCCGCACGGACGAGACCGCCGGCCCCAATCTGCTGTGGCTGCGGCGCGTGGACGTGGCCCGCGCGGGGCTGGAGGCGGTGGCCGCCGGACGCGCCTTGTGCGTGCCCGGAGGGCAGTACAAAGCGCTGCTGCCCCTGTTGCGCCTGGCGCCGCGTTTTCTGCTGCGGTCGGCGGTCAATCGGGCGTGGCAACTGGCGGCCGAGACAAAAATCGGCGACTGA
- a CDS encoding DEAD/DEAH box helicase encodes MLIAHAVWHGGALCLWAERPGGPGGADGPRWHPCATADFDGTSYAPFTADAPPITLDLLLPTVTGRPLLSSEASPEAGAEPRLQSWRVPARALAPLTAMALLGHTERAADVAAGDDLRFFALLAGIAAQLVRQGRVLPALLREDGEAVARWRPALVDPAFIQALAAAMPPACRAADGGRPAGRVLGEALGCLTDTVVRGVVPHPLLPPRRGGAAGPPPLAERWASALTGPDPRVLREPGDDLDGLSAELAAWAASAGPPGPLRTCFRLIEPDPAGDRDAWRIEFALQSTEDPSLYVPAATVWAGGAPFLPEAAEALLSGLGRALRLFPELAAALRGPAPAELRTDVTGAFRFLRRSAPLLAAAGFGVLLPRWGDRPRLGLKLTARTRPEPGAVTSSGFDLGTLLDFRWDLAIGDQPLTEEELTELARLKAPLVRLRGRWVELDEAQLEAALDFLRRPRTGAMSAGQVVRAAVHAGGDALPLLGVDADGPLADLLSGQAERRLTPIATPEGFKGTLRPYQERGLAWLAFMSSLGLGAIQADDMGLGKGVVTLALLVHERLHNPDVAPTLAVLPMSLVGNWQREAARFTPGLRVHVHHGGGRHRGKALAEAAARADLVLTTYGTAARDAALLAGITWERVVCDEAQALKNSGTLQARAVRSIPARTRIALTGTPVENHLTELWSIMEFANPGLLGPRRVFRERFAVPIEERGDRRALAELRRITGPFILRRLKTDSAIISDLPDKQEIKVYCNLTAEQASLYQATVDDMLAQIAEAGSSAARRGLVLATMARLKQVCNHPAQLLRDGSRLAGRSGKLERLEEICAQVVERGEKALAFTQYAEFGAMLQPYLAARLGCPVLWLHGGTPRRVRDELVRRFQEEAEPAVFLLSLKAAGTGLTLTAANHVVHIDRWWNPAVEDQATDRAFRIGQTRDVQVRKLICVGTLEERVEEMIERKKALAGSVVATGEDWLTRLSVAELREVLRLSPEAVSG; translated from the coding sequence ATGCTCATCGCCCACGCCGTCTGGCACGGCGGCGCCCTGTGCCTGTGGGCCGAACGGCCCGGCGGCCCCGGCGGAGCAGACGGCCCCCGGTGGCACCCCTGCGCCACCGCCGACTTCGACGGCACCTCCTATGCGCCGTTCACCGCCGACGCCCCACCGATCACCCTCGACCTGCTGCTGCCGACCGTCACGGGCCGTCCGCTCCTTTCCTCCGAGGCGTCACCCGAAGCGGGCGCAGAGCCGCGCCTGCAGTCCTGGAGGGTGCCGGCGCGGGCGCTCGCCCCGCTGACCGCCATGGCGCTGCTGGGGCACACCGAGCGCGCCGCCGATGTCGCCGCAGGGGACGATCTGCGGTTCTTCGCCCTGCTCGCCGGCATCGCCGCGCAGCTCGTCCGGCAGGGCCGGGTGCTGCCCGCCCTGCTGCGCGAGGACGGGGAAGCGGTCGCCCGCTGGCGGCCCGCCCTGGTCGATCCCGCCTTCATCCAAGCGCTGGCCGCCGCGATGCCGCCCGCCTGCCGCGCGGCCGACGGCGGACGGCCCGCCGGGCGGGTGCTCGGCGAGGCCCTCGGCTGCCTCACCGACACGGTGGTGCGGGGCGTCGTCCCCCACCCGCTGCTGCCACCGCGCCGAGGCGGGGCGGCCGGCCCGCCGCCCCTCGCCGAACGCTGGGCGTCCGCGCTCACCGGCCCCGACCCCCGCGTCCTGCGGGAGCCCGGCGACGACCTGGACGGGCTGAGCGCCGAGCTGGCGGCCTGGGCCGCCTCCGCCGGGCCGCCCGGCCCGCTGCGCACCTGTTTCCGGCTGATCGAGCCCGATCCGGCCGGCGACCGCGACGCCTGGCGGATCGAGTTCGCCCTGCAGAGCACCGAGGACCCCAGCCTGTACGTCCCCGCCGCCACCGTCTGGGCGGGCGGCGCCCCCTTTCTGCCCGAGGCCGCCGAGGCCCTGCTGAGCGGGCTCGGCCGGGCGTTGCGGCTGTTCCCCGAGCTGGCCGCGGCCCTGCGCGGCCCCGCCCCCGCCGAACTGCGCACGGACGTCACCGGCGCCTTCCGGTTCCTGCGCCGCTCCGCCCCGCTGCTGGCCGCCGCCGGTTTCGGCGTGCTGCTCCCCCGCTGGGGCGACCGGCCCCGGCTCGGGCTGAAACTCACCGCCCGCACCCGGCCCGAACCGGGCGCCGTCACCTCTTCCGGTTTCGACCTGGGCACTTTGCTCGACTTCCGCTGGGACCTGGCCATCGGCGACCAGCCCCTGACCGAGGAGGAGCTGACCGAGCTGGCCCGGCTCAAGGCCCCGCTGGTCCGGCTGCGCGGCCGGTGGGTCGAGCTGGACGAGGCCCAGCTGGAGGCGGCGCTGGACTTCCTGCGCCGCCCCCGCACCGGCGCCATGTCCGCCGGGCAGGTGGTGCGCGCCGCCGTCCACGCCGGCGGCGACGCCCTGCCCCTGCTGGGCGTCGATGCCGACGGGCCGCTGGCGGACCTGCTGTCGGGCCAGGCCGAACGGCGGCTGACCCCCATCGCCACGCCGGAGGGTTTCAAGGGGACGCTGCGTCCCTACCAGGAGCGGGGCCTGGCCTGGCTGGCGTTCATGAGCTCACTCGGACTGGGGGCGATCCAGGCCGACGACATGGGCCTGGGCAAGGGGGTGGTGACGCTGGCGCTGCTGGTCCACGAGCGTCTGCACAACCCCGATGTCGCGCCCACGCTGGCGGTGCTGCCGATGTCGCTGGTGGGCAACTGGCAGCGGGAGGCGGCCCGGTTCACCCCCGGGCTGCGGGTCCACGTCCACCACGGCGGCGGACGCCACCGGGGCAAAGCGCTGGCCGAGGCCGCGGCGCGGGCCGACCTGGTGCTGACGACCTACGGGACGGCGGCGCGGGACGCCGCCCTGCTCGCCGGGATCACCTGGGAACGGGTGGTCTGCGACGAGGCCCAGGCGCTCAAGAACAGCGGGACGCTGCAGGCGCGGGCGGTGCGGAGCATCCCGGCGCGCACCCGCATCGCGCTGACCGGGACCCCGGTGGAGAACCACCTGACCGAGCTGTGGTCGATCATGGAGTTCGCCAACCCGGGGCTGCTGGGCCCCCGGCGGGTCTTCCGGGAACGCTTCGCCGTCCCCATCGAGGAGCGGGGCGACCGGCGGGCGCTGGCCGAGCTGCGGCGCATCACCGGGCCGTTCATCCTGCGGCGGCTGAAGACCGACTCTGCGATCATCTCCGACCTGCCGGACAAACAGGAGATCAAGGTCTACTGCAATCTGACCGCCGAGCAGGCGTCGCTGTACCAGGCGACGGTGGACGACATGCTGGCGCAGATCGCCGAGGCCGGCTCGAGCGCGGCGCGGCGCGGGCTGGTGCTGGCGACGATGGCCCGGCTCAAGCAGGTGTGCAACCATCCGGCGCAGCTGCTTCGGGACGGCTCGCGCCTGGCGGGCCGGTCGGGGAAGCTGGAGCGGCTGGAGGAGATCTGCGCCCAGGTCGTCGAGCGGGGCGAAAAAGCGCTGGCGTTCACCCAGTACGCCGAGTTCGGCGCGATGCTGCAGCCGTACCTGGCGGCGCGGCTGGGCTGCCCGGTGCTGTGGCTGCACGGCGGCACGCCCCGCCGCGTGCGCGATGAGCTGGTCCGGCGTTTCCAGGAGGAGGCGGAGCCGGCGGTGTTCCTGCTGTCGCTGAAGGCCGCCGGGACGGGCCTGACGCTGACGGCGGCCAATCACGTGGTGCACATCGACCGCTGGTGGAACCCGGCGGTGGAGGACCAGGCCACCGACCGGGCCTTCCGCATCGGCCAGACCCGCGATGTGCAGGTCCGCAAGCTCATCTGCGTCGGCACCCTGGAGGAACGGGTGGAGGAGATGATCGAGCGCAAAAAGGCGCTGGCCGGCAGCGTGGTGGCCACCGGTGAGGACTGGCTGACCCGGCTGTCGGTGGCCGAGCTGCGCGAGGTGCTGCGGCTGTCGCCGGAGGCGGTGAGCGGTTGA
- the glgP gene encoding alpha-glucan family phosphorylase, giving the protein MKAIRRLTVRTVLPEPLRGLEELVLNLRWSWHHETLDLFRSVDPGLWESVQQDPVRLLGEVDPARLAALAEDRRFLRRLDAALDDLHDYLTSPRWYQSAGADGPAAIAYFSPEYGITAALPQYSGGLGILAGDHLKTASDLGVPIIGVGLLYRHGYFSQSLSPDGWQLEHYPAIDPNGLPLTLVREDDGAPVRVSIALPEGRVLNAQVWLARVGRVPLLLLDSDVEDNDPAARDVTDRLYGGGTEHRLLQEMLLGIGGVRAIRAYCRISGHPAPEVFHTNEGHAGFLGLERIREMIADHGLSFDEALEAVRAGTVFTTHTPVPAGIDRFPRELIGKYFGGSAALGEVPVDRVLSLGEETYPDGDRTVFNMAVMGMRLGQRVNGVSRLHGEVSREMFGGLWGGFDTDEVPIGSITNGVHAETWVAREIMDLAAREVPSIMEGHGWNGVLDVPESEIWRVRRILRERLVLDARRRLRASWKQRGASEAELAWIDEALDPDVLTIGFARRVPSYKRLTLMLRDPDRLRALLLDPERPVQIVIAGKAHPADEGGKRLIQDIVRFADSEDVRHRIVFLPDYDMALAQVMVAGCDVWMNNPLRPLEACGTSGMKAALNGGLNLSIRDGWWDEWYDGQNGWAIPSADGLSDPDRRDQLEAAALYELISDHVAVMFYDRDGAGLPRRWLEMVKHTLATLGPKVLATRMLRDYVRELYTPAARSARAMAADGYAGARELAAWKHRVIKAWPGVAVDHVESAGEESPHVGERLTVRAVVNLGDLKPEDVLVEAVYGRVDASDSIVSPSHLELTGEGGENGRIRYTGEIPLDRTGPFGYSVRVVPRHRLLAGPAELGLVALPPAPVGMTNGDLR; this is encoded by the coding sequence GTGAAGGCAATCCGACGACTCACCGTCCGCACCGTCCTGCCGGAACCGCTGCGCGGCCTGGAGGAACTCGTCCTCAACCTGCGCTGGTCATGGCACCACGAGACGCTGGACCTGTTCCGTTCGGTGGACCCCGGACTGTGGGAGTCCGTCCAGCAGGACCCGGTCCGGCTGCTCGGCGAGGTGGACCCGGCCCGCCTGGCGGCGCTGGCCGAGGACCGCCGCTTCCTGCGCCGGCTGGACGCCGCCCTGGACGATCTGCACGACTATCTGACCTCGCCGCGCTGGTACCAGAGCGCCGGCGCGGACGGACCCGCCGCCATCGCCTACTTCTCGCCCGAGTACGGCATCACCGCGGCGCTGCCGCAGTACTCCGGCGGGCTGGGCATCCTGGCCGGCGACCACCTCAAGACCGCCAGCGACCTGGGCGTGCCCATCATCGGGGTGGGCCTGCTGTACCGGCACGGCTACTTCTCCCAGTCGCTGTCCCCGGACGGCTGGCAGCTGGAGCACTACCCGGCCATCGACCCCAACGGGCTGCCGCTGACGCTGGTGCGCGAGGACGACGGCGCCCCGGTGCGGGTCTCCATCGCCCTGCCCGAGGGCCGCGTCCTCAACGCCCAGGTCTGGCTGGCCCGGGTCGGGCGGGTGCCGCTGCTGCTGCTGGACTCCGACGTGGAGGACAACGACCCGGCCGCCCGCGACGTCACCGACCGGCTGTACGGCGGCGGCACCGAACACCGGCTGCTGCAGGAGATGCTGCTGGGCATCGGCGGGGTGCGGGCCATCCGCGCCTACTGCCGCATCAGCGGGCACCCGGCCCCGGAGGTGTTCCACACCAACGAGGGCCACGCCGGGTTCCTGGGCCTGGAACGCATCCGCGAGATGATCGCCGACCACGGCCTGTCGTTCGACGAGGCGCTGGAGGCGGTCCGCGCCGGGACCGTGTTCACCACCCACACCCCCGTCCCGGCCGGCATCGACCGTTTCCCCCGGGAGCTGATCGGCAAGTACTTCGGCGGGTCGGCCGCGCTCGGCGAGGTGCCGGTGGACCGGGTGCTGAGCCTGGGCGAGGAGACCTACCCCGACGGCGACCGCACCGTGTTCAACATGGCCGTCATGGGCATGCGGCTGGGCCAGCGGGTCAACGGCGTCTCCCGGCTGCACGGCGAGGTCAGCCGGGAGATGTTCGGCGGCCTGTGGGGCGGCTTCGACACCGACGAGGTGCCCATCGGCTCGATCACCAACGGGGTGCACGCCGAGACCTGGGTGGCCCGCGAGATCATGGACCTGGCCGCCCGCGAAGTGCCCTCGATCATGGAGGGCCACGGTTGGAACGGTGTACTGGACGTCCCCGAAAGCGAGATCTGGCGGGTGCGCCGCATCCTGCGCGAGCGGCTGGTGCTGGACGCCCGCCGCCGGCTGCGCGCCTCCTGGAAGCAGCGCGGCGCCTCCGAGGCCGAGCTGGCCTGGATCGACGAGGCCCTCGACCCGGACGTGCTGACCATCGGGTTCGCCCGCCGGGTGCCCTCCTACAAGCGCCTGACGCTGATGCTGCGCGACCCCGACCGGCTGCGCGCGCTGCTGCTGGACCCCGAACGCCCGGTGCAGATCGTCATCGCCGGCAAGGCGCACCCGGCCGACGAGGGCGGCAAACGGCTGATTCAGGACATCGTCCGCTTCGCCGACTCCGAGGACGTGCGGCACCGCATCGTCTTCCTGCCCGACTACGACATGGCGCTGGCCCAGGTCATGGTGGCCGGTTGCGACGTGTGGATGAACAACCCGCTGCGCCCGCTGGAGGCCTGCGGCACCTCCGGGATGAAGGCCGCCCTCAACGGCGGGCTCAATTTGTCCATCCGGGACGGCTGGTGGGACGAGTGGTACGACGGCCAGAACGGCTGGGCGATCCCCTCCGCCGACGGCCTGTCCGACCCCGACCGCCGCGACCAGCTGGAGGCCGCCGCGCTGTATGAGCTGATCAGCGACCATGTGGCGGTGATGTTCTACGACCGCGACGGCGCCGGGCTGCCCCGCCGCTGGCTGGAGATGGTCAAGCACACCCTGGCCACGCTCGGCCCCAAGGTGCTGGCCACCCGGATGCTGCGCGACTATGTGCGCGAGCTGTACACCCCGGCGGCCCGCTCGGCCCGCGCCATGGCGGCCGACGGCTACGCCGGCGCCCGGGAGCTGGCGGCCTGGAAGCACCGGGTGATCAAGGCCTGGCCCGGTGTCGCGGTCGACCACGTGGAGTCGGCGGGGGAGGAGAGCCCGCACGTCGGCGAGCGCCTGACGGTGCGCGCGGTGGTCAACCTGGGCGACCTGAAGCCCGAAGACGTGCTGGTGGAGGCCGTCTACGGACGGGTGGACGCCTCCGACTCCATCGTCTCCCCGTCCCACCTGGAGCTGACCGGCGAGGGCGGTGAGAACGGCCGGATCCGCTACACCGGGGAGATCCCGCTGGACCGCACCGGCCCCTTCGGCTACAGCGTCCGCGTCGTCCCCCGGCACCGGCTGCTGGCCGGCCCCGCCGAACTGGGCCTGGTCGCCCTGCCGCCGGCACCGGTGGGGATGACCAACGGCGACCTGCGCTGA
- a CDS encoding zinc finger SWIM domain-containing protein gives MTAGDGGAAAAGDDAGRMWWSRRFLDVLGSFTDHGRLHRGWTYARQGRVKDLRVRPHEVSARVFGPEPYGVAIGVGPIDEDSWRAVAAELASQPLLRARLLEGETPPELEWAFAQAGVPLLPDSPHDLHLMCECPGYGEPCEHAAAVLCLLAEAFDRDPSLLLTWRGGSRERLLHGLRQASAKDAPDPFDVGDEPLRAAGFWTAGPAPAEPREHAAPAPPDLLLQLLDPPAIKIRRRPLTDVLRPAYEAMSRA, from the coding sequence TTGACGGCGGGTGACGGAGGGGCCGCCGCGGCGGGTGACGACGCCGGGCGGATGTGGTGGTCGCGGCGCTTCCTGGACGTGCTGGGGTCGTTCACCGATCACGGCCGGCTGCACCGGGGGTGGACGTACGCGCGTCAGGGGCGGGTGAAGGATCTTCGGGTGCGTCCCCATGAGGTGAGCGCCCGGGTGTTCGGGCCGGAACCGTACGGGGTGGCGATCGGCGTCGGCCCCATCGATGAGGACTCCTGGCGGGCGGTGGCGGCGGAACTGGCCTCCCAGCCGCTGCTGCGCGCCCGCCTGCTGGAGGGGGAGACGCCGCCGGAACTGGAATGGGCGTTCGCTCAGGCGGGCGTGCCGCTGTTGCCGGACTCGCCCCATGACCTGCACCTGATGTGCGAGTGCCCCGGCTACGGGGAGCCGTGCGAGCATGCGGCGGCCGTGCTCTGCCTGCTCGCCGAGGCGTTCGACCGCGATCCGTCCCTGCTCCTCACCTGGCGGGGAGGTTCACGGGAGCGGCTGCTGCACGGGCTGCGCCAGGCGTCCGCAAAGGACGCGCCCGATCCGTTCGACGTCGGGGACGAGCCGCTGCGCGCCGCCGGGTTCTGGACGGCCGGCCCCGCCCCGGCCGAGCCGCGCGAGCATGCCGCGCCCGCCCCGCCCGACCTGCTGTTGCAGCTGCTGGACCCGCCGGCGATCAAGATCCGTCGCCGCCCGCTGACCGACGTGCTGAGACCGGCCTACGAGGCGATGTCCCGCGCGTGA
- a CDS encoding acyl-ACP desaturase, whose protein sequence is MASTPVAKSRFELLMELEPVVERELDRHLAMADEWFPHQYVPWSRGRDYDGPLGGEEWRPEDSAISPEAREALIVNLLTEDNLPGYHYAISRIFGREGAWGAWVNRWTAEENRHSTVIRDYLTVTRAVDPVALERARMRHMQGGYEPDHGEDLLRGVAYVSFQELATRVSHRNTGKASGDPVCEQMMARVAKDENLHMIFYRNLLEAAFQIDPGQTMRAVTDVVKAFQMPGHTIDGFLRKSVAIANAGIYDLRLHHDDVLMPVLRKWKVFEMSGLTAEGERARQELGEFLEQLDAAATRFETRRAERRARRAARGE, encoded by the coding sequence ATGGCCTCCACGCCCGTTGCGAAAAGCCGGTTCGAGCTGCTGATGGAGCTTGAACCGGTGGTGGAGAGGGAACTCGACCGGCACCTGGCCATGGCCGACGAGTGGTTCCCGCACCAGTACGTCCCCTGGAGCCGGGGACGCGACTACGACGGCCCGCTGGGCGGCGAGGAGTGGCGGCCCGAGGACTCCGCGATCAGCCCCGAGGCCCGGGAGGCGCTGATCGTCAACCTGCTCACCGAGGACAACCTGCCGGGCTACCACTACGCCATCTCCCGGATCTTCGGCCGGGAGGGCGCCTGGGGCGCCTGGGTGAACCGGTGGACCGCCGAGGAGAACCGGCACAGCACGGTCATCCGCGACTACCTGACGGTGACCCGCGCGGTCGATCCGGTGGCGCTGGAACGGGCCCGCATGAGGCACATGCAGGGCGGCTATGAGCCCGACCACGGCGAGGACCTGCTGCGCGGCGTGGCCTACGTGTCGTTTCAGGAACTGGCCACCCGGGTGTCGCACCGCAACACCGGAAAGGCGTCCGGCGACCCGGTCTGCGAGCAGATGATGGCGCGGGTGGCCAAGGACGAGAACCTGCACATGATCTTCTACCGGAACCTGCTGGAGGCGGCGTTCCAGATCGATCCCGGCCAGACCATGCGCGCCGTCACCGACGTGGTCAAGGCGTTCCAGATGCCCGGGCACACCATCGACGGCTTTTTGCGCAAATCGGTGGCCATCGCCAACGCCGGCATCTACGACCTGCGGCTGCACCACGACGATGTGCTGATGCCGGTGCTGCGTAAATGGAAGGTCTTCGAGATGAGCGGGCTGACCGCCGAGGGCGAGCGGGCCCGTCAGGAACTGGGCGAATTCCTGGAGCAATTGGACGCGGCCGCCACCAGGTTCGAGACGCGGCGGGCCGAGCGCCGCGCCCGGCGGGCCGCCCGGGGCGAGTGA
- a CDS encoding alpha-1,4-glucan--maltose-1-phosphate maltosyltransferase, producing MIGRIPILDVQPVVNCGRWPAKAVVGETFEVSATVFREGHEKLGAGVVLRDPAGVISPPLPMREIAPGLDRLATEVTPTEPGMWHFRVEAWGDPIAHWRHDAQIKIPRGQDVELMFIEGARLFERAAEQMPAHERPPVSRLARDLADPTIPRRERLEAALAPDISDLLLRYPLRELVTTTEWFPLAVHRERALYGSWYEFFPRSEGASFDPMGRRGPMSGTFRTAMKRLPAIAAMGFDVVYLPPIHPIGRTFRKGPNNSLTAGPYDPGSPWAIGSPEGGHDAVHPDLGTIEDFDAFVAYAGELGLEVALDLALQCSPDHPWVTEHPEWFTRRADGTIAYAENPPKKYQDIYPLNFDNDPEGIYQEVKRIVRFWMSHGVRIFRVDNPHTKPVHFWERLLADIASTDPDVLFLAEAFTRPAMMHTLAKIGFHQSYTYFTWKNSRQELEEYFRELSGDAAVYMRPNVFVNTPDILNEYLVHGGRPAFEIRAILAATLSPTWGMYAGYELIENTPLRPGSEEYRDSEKYQYRPRDWEAAEREGRTITPLITKLNAFRREHPALHRLRNLRFHHVDQPELICYSKRLEGDVVLVVVNLNPHQVREATVHLDMPALGLDWPDRFAVTDELSGETYEWGQSNYVRLDPHVHPAHILTLRSSKS from the coding sequence GTGATCGGACGGATCCCGATCCTGGACGTGCAGCCGGTGGTCAACTGCGGCCGCTGGCCCGCCAAGGCGGTGGTCGGCGAGACCTTCGAGGTCAGCGCCACGGTGTTCCGCGAAGGACACGAGAAGCTGGGCGCCGGGGTGGTGCTGCGCGACCCGGCGGGCGTGATCTCCCCGCCGCTGCCCATGCGCGAGATCGCCCCGGGGCTGGACCGGCTGGCCACCGAGGTCACCCCGACCGAGCCGGGCATGTGGCATTTCCGGGTGGAGGCCTGGGGCGACCCGATCGCGCACTGGCGGCACGACGCGCAGATCAAGATCCCGCGCGGCCAGGACGTGGAGCTGATGTTCATCGAGGGCGCCCGGCTGTTCGAGCGGGCCGCCGAGCAGATGCCCGCGCACGAGCGCCCGCCCGTCTCCCGCCTGGCCCGCGACCTGGCCGACCCGACCATCCCCCGCCGCGAACGCCTGGAGGCGGCGCTCGCCCCCGACATCAGCGACCTGCTGCTGCGCTACCCGCTGCGCGAACTGGTCACCACCACCGAGTGGTTCCCGCTGGCGGTGCACCGCGAGCGGGCGCTGTACGGCTCCTGGTATGAGTTCTTCCCCCGCTCGGAAGGGGCCTCCTTCGACCCGATGGGACGCCGCGGCCCCATGTCGGGAACGTTCCGAACAGCGATGAAACGGCTGCCGGCCATCGCCGCCATGGGCTTTGACGTGGTGTACCTGCCGCCGATCCACCCCATCGGGCGGACCTTCCGCAAAGGCCCCAACAACAGTCTCACCGCCGGCCCCTACGACCCCGGCTCCCCGTGGGCGATCGGCTCGCCCGAGGGCGGGCACGACGCCGTCCACCCCGACCTGGGCACCATCGAGGACTTCGACGCGTTCGTCGCCTACGCCGGCGAGCTGGGATTGGAGGTGGCGCTGGACCTGGCGCTGCAGTGCTCCCCCGACCACCCCTGGGTCACCGAGCACCCCGAATGGTTCACCCGCCGCGCCGACGGCACCATCGCCTACGCCGAGAACCCGCCCAAGAAGTACCAGGACATCTACCCGCTGAACTTCGACAACGACCCGGAGGGCATCTACCAGGAGGTCAAGCGGATCGTCCGGTTCTGGATGTCCCACGGGGTGCGGATCTTCCGGGTGGACAACCCGCACACCAAACCGGTGCACTTTTGGGAGCGGCTGCTGGCCGACATCGCCTCCACCGACCCGGACGTGCTGTTCCTGGCCGAGGCGTTCACCCGGCCGGCCATGATGCACACCCTGGCCAAGATCGGCTTCCACCAGTCCTACACCTACTTCACCTGGAAGAACTCCCGCCAGGAGCTGGAGGAGTACTTCCGGGAGCTGTCGGGGGACGCGGCGGTCTACATGCGGCCGAACGTGTTCGTCAACACCCCCGACATCCTCAACGAGTACCTGGTGCACGGCGGGCGGCCGGCCTTTGAGATCCGCGCCATCCTGGCCGCCACGCTCTCACCCACCTGGGGCATGTACGCCGGGTACGAGCTGATCGAGAACACCCCGCTGCGTCCCGGCAGCGAGGAGTACCGGGACTCGGAGAAGTACCAGTACCGGCCCCGGGACTGGGAGGCGGCCGAACGCGAGGGCCGCACCATCACCCCGCTGATCACCAAGCTCAACGCCTTCCGGCGTGAGCACCCCGCACTGCACAGGCTGCGGAACCTGCGTTTCCACCACGTCGACCAGCCGGAGCTGATCTGCTACTCCAAGCGCCTGGAGGGCGATGTGGTGCTGGTCGTCGTCAACCTCAACCCCCACCAGGTCCGCGAGGCCACCGTCCACCTGGACATGCCCGCGCTCGGGCTGGACTGGCCGGACCGGTTCGCGGTGACCGACGAGCTGTCCGGCGAGACCTACGAGTGGGGCCAGTCCAACTATGTGCGGCTCGACCCGCACGTTCACCCTGCCCACATCCTCACGCTTCGGAGCAGCAAGAGTTGA